DNA sequence from the Gadus morhua chromosome 21, gadMor3.0, whole genome shotgun sequence genome:
TCCTTGGAAGAGGACTCACTCCCCATGTAGATATAAATGGCCTCATTCCAATGTAATGAGAAAAAGATCCTTATATACTGCCTTCCTCTACTCCTATTCCAGACATCAAGGACTCTGGTTATGGCCTCATGCTGCTCTCACAGCAGAGGTTTGTTTATCGCCATGGGAACCTCCCGGCATATTTATGCGGTGGTCTCGCTGCTTCTGATGAGCTGCCCCCCTCAACATGATTCATCGGTTCAAAATCATGACGTTCGTATAGAGAACAATTACATTGTCAGTAAACCAATAAAAGGTAACATTATTTGTGTTAGCAATTCCCGGCTggttgttggtggtgttgttgtcgGTTGCATAGAAAAACAAGAGATGCCCTTTGATTTTACTTGTTCTATCCTCAGCCTCTTCTGGTGATTTAATGCGTGCCTTTGTGAAGTGTTGCAGGGGCTCTTTCCACTTAATCAAATTATTTATGGGCCGAGGTGAGGGGCTCACACGGGGTGATTGCTAGAACAACGTCATTGCACACCGTGGATGATGGGCGAGAACAAGGACACGAGCAGGGGTCAAACGGAGAGAGCAGGCCATGAATCAGGAGCCGATCACCAGCACGGCTGGACGAGCACACTGGGAAGGGCGAGCGATGGGTGGTGGTGCATGTGTCAAAGGTCAGCTGGATGTTGGTGGACGTGCTGCGTGTGACCTGCCTGTAAAGGACGCTGCGGTGCCAACCAATGGGCTCGCCTCAGAGAAGAAAGCCTTGAGAAAATCCTGCATGGTTTGTCGACTGATCCTGTGTCACTCGATGTAGGGACGTGGAGAACCCAAGTCAAGCGACCGACGGACCACTAACATGAGAGGTGCAATGGCTGGGTTATCGATCGCTCATGCGCCACCAAGGCTATTTTAAGATGTTTCAGAGAACACTGGCCCGAACGTGTATGCAATTTCAACACAGACGTCCCCGTCTCTGAAATGCCCTGAAATGACTAAGCCAGGGATTTTAACATTGCCAGAAATCACTGCGGGATGTAAACAGACTTTGATGACCCGTGTCTTTCTCCTCTTAAAACCACAGGCGGCGTTCATGCTAAGACACGATATTCCGACCGATAAACACACTCACCACTCCCACACGCGGAGACTCTTGTCGTCCGATGTGCTGACGAAGCGTCGGTTCTCGTCCACGAAGGTGATGGTGTTGACGGCGCCCAGGTGGCGGTCGTACTCCTGCACCACCTCGCCCGTCCTGATGTcccactgggagagagagagcgtaaagTAGTGCAAAATCAAAGCGAGACCAAAAGAAATCGGGTACTTGTGATACAAATTACAATAATGACACGCGTTTCTCATCTGAGTCATCCCTTTTTATTGATGATCCCCAGATTGCGACCCTGACGGCGATTCCTTGTCTAAAATCCTAGCCGTTCCTCTGTATTATAGAGCAGAATGATACAGCTGCAATCCTGGTCTCAGCGTTTAAACAGCAACAGACGATATTCAACTCCAAcgttttgtttacttattttgaCCCGAACGACCTAGCTGTCGATAAAACCTCACCGCAAGCCTCCCCAATCTCCTGATTACATCTCATCTGAATAAGAACCTCGAGGCCCCAGAGGGGTTCTCTTGTGTAATGGACTAGATATGGATTTGCCATTTTGATGATAGATCTGCTTTTCCCCTGAGATACAAAAACAATGCAGTGATTAATAATTTTGCCCTAGACCCgtcgagacacacacacacacacacacccacacgcacacagtgagAGGAAGGACCGTATCTTATAGTCCTGGGGGAAGAAAGGTGGTTGTGTGTTCCTAGTCGAAGGCTGTGTGTGCTTTCATCTGGCTTTGCTGAATTTGTCAGTGATCCACGAAGCGTCACAGATAAAATGAACAAAATGGAAAACGGATAGGAAATAAGCAAAAGCCTTTACCTGCACAATCTTCTTATCTGACATGCCGGCCACGAAGAGATTCTGTTTGTCCTCATCCGGGTTGAACTTGACGCAGTACGGCACCTTCCTGTTGGTGAAGCGCGAGATGCACTGGCCTGTGGCAGGGGGGCAAGCGCATTGAGAGATCGGAGCTCCAGAACAAACAATCCACAGGGCTTTTGACAACAGAAAGAAGAAACAGCGCAAACAAACTGAAGCTGCACTTGAGTCGTTTGAGCGGTGAGTCAAAGCCAAGCGCTGTCTTTAAAGAGCAAGGGTTCACCTGCCACAGATATTAAGTGGCATGCCTGTAGTTGATGCTGCCAGCAACAAGTGGCAAGATTAAGCTCtctactgccccctgctggagagGCACATCTCAAGGACCAAGATTGAGGGAAACAAAATGGATGTCCAGTAAGGACATAACACCATGTCTCGGCTAGATAAACACTGGGCATACGTGGAAAACATGGACAAGAGATAACCAGGCCAAACACAAATGGTTTGACCATGCTAAttaagggtggaggaggggctttTCACTGAGTGACAATTACAACAGTTCAATCCATCTGCTAGTATCCAGTACCGGGGACGTGAACTACTTCCATACCATGGATATTCTAGTTTTGATTTTGTGTGTAGCGCAAcagaattatatatatttagacaATATGCCCCAACAAATGACCGAAGCCTATTAGCTGGTATCCCTGCTGCTGCTTATCACATACATACTTCCATGTTTTATGTCATGCGACAATTAAGGCTTTGATGCTCGATACCAGTGTAAGCTATTTAGACCTCATGGAAAAACAGGGATTTCAGAGCCATCGTTGTTTTTGGATGATCGGAACAGGAGACGCCTAAACCTAAATACTAGATGAACGGTGGGGACCTACCTGTTTCTGTGTCCCAGAGCTTTAGGTAGCGGTCGTAGGCAGCGCTCATGAACTTAGTCCCATCGTTGTTGTAGCAAATGTCTCGTACCGCCTTACTGTGACCTAATGGGGATTTAAAAACACGGAACCAATAAACATTACAGATCTTTCCACCAAAAGCCACCAAGTCATACTATGATCTCATCATCCAATCTCCTCCAATCCAAAAGCTCTCTCTTGATGCCCCAGATCATTTGCAGGGCAACGACAATTAAGATCCCATCAACAAATCCCCCCAGAAATCTGGTATATGTTGGTGTCAAAGGCCTGGAAAAAGCCTGTCCAATCTTTTCTCCTGGCCACAATGAAATTATTGGATGGCCTGCCCGTCGGTCTAGCTGTGTGCACTCACTGCTAATGACTGGAGTCTTCCACAGGACTAGGCAAACCTATCGCTAAAGCTAGTGGTGTGTTCTGGGGAAGTGGCTTTAGAGGCCTGAAGGGATGGGTCTGATTATTTCAGTTTGATACGAGGAAATaagaagattaaaaaaaaaaaataataaaaaaaaaaatcaagctcTGGGTGGTTCCTACCAATTGCTCACCCTACACTTTGAAGGAgcgccatacacacacacacacacacacacacacacacaaaaacacaccttcCCTCTGGGCTCACTGCCCCCCGAAGGCTCCGGCATCTTAAAGCTGCCTTTTATCGTGGCTCTGCGGTCGCCACGGCGATAACCGGACAGAGCTGAGGCTAACTGGCCTCCCTGATCTGGACACGCCCTGCAGCTGGACCCCCCAAAAGGGGGGTCAGTAACTAACCCCAATGCAGGAGACCGCCTTGATGCCTCGGCCACTGTGATCCAACCTGTCTCATTGCTACTACCACCGCCCCTCACCCGCCTCAGAATTGcacacatgcaatcacacacacttgagTAAAACCAGGGTGCATGCAAAATCGATTACATAGCATCATGCCACCTGTGTTCTTAAAgaagcagaaaaaaataatggcAATAGGAATGCTTGTTCATGCACATCCGCAGCTTTGGCCTCTACTCTGTAAATACAGCCTTTTATTCCGTCTTTCTTTGCTCAGTGAGTCCCAGACCGCGACGCAGGAGAACACAGCCATGCGTTCACATACTGCGCTGCACAGACAATACCATTAGGCATTCAATTAAATGCTGCCTTTCAATGAGGCAAAAATGCGAGAAAAAAAAGCATCCTTATCCTATCTTGTAGAATGAATTGTTTAGTGCaaccaaacaacaaaataatgaaCCGGTAATATAACACGATGCTGTACAGCAGCAGGAGGGTTGTCTGAGAGTGTTGGGAGGAACCCGATGCGGTGGATGGCACTGAGAATTTAGTCAAATACTTTTACAACGTTCACATTCTCACTGATGAACAGATGTTTGATAAAACCTAATTAGGACTGCCAGGGTGGGGCTGCCTCTTCAGCCTATAGACCCCCTTGTCCCCTCTTCCTAACCCAGTTATTTtcttctctcctgctccctttctccctcccacttTCCCTGGTGCCCTCtgcttgtgcccccccccctccccatcaccccTATGGGTGTGGGAATTATTCATGCTCCCCTCCCTAAAAAACAAAACCAGAGAAAAGCAGTTAGCTGTGGGCTAACCGTCTCCATTCTGACAGCGCACCGTCCTTGGGAGAGAATGTACTGCGGAACGGCTTACACATCCCCACTACAATACACGCCCACCCACAGAAATGTTAACacatacaggcacgcacacacaaatgcatgtaaATAACAGatacaggctcacacacacacacacacacacacacacacacacacacacacacacacacacacacacacacacacacacacacacacacacacacacacacacacacacacacacgacagaggTGTCATTAACGTTGCTTTAATGCTGAGCTCACACTCTGTCGCACGCTGCAGATATTTCCCAAAGGGTTAAGGCTGCGTTTCAGATCTCCGGCATGCTAGGTGTCAGCACGTCTGGCTGCCGAGATATGTTCATGTCCATATAACGCTGCGTTTTCACAGCCATGCCATTCCCAGTATATTCTTTATCGGTTCCCGGTCATAGTGAAAATCAACAAGAACCTCCACGGATCGTTTTGAGGAGGCAACAGGGGAAGAGCAGACAGATCAACGCGTCGGAGGACGGATGCAACGCCGTGCTCATTATGCATCGGCAATGAGGCCGATGTGAAAATAAAAAGACAGGCACACCAGACATCAATAGGATCAGCGCAGGCAACAGGCTTCTGATTACTCACCGATAAACGTCCGTATGCACCGCCTCTCGTTGTACACCTCCCATAGCTGTGGGCAGGAGGAGATGTGAGCAATGAGCCTGCAGCCAATGCTTTGCATTCAGGTTTTTAATAATCCTCATCTCTGTATCGCTACAGAAAAGACTGCCGCGAGGTTAGACTAGGAAAGTCTAGAGTGCATTAccctccctctggccatccGAAACTCTGATACTCTCTGCTCATTCAAAAGTTAACTTAAAACCTATttcttcaggaccacctacaacatttgacaaatcaccctccgccatcttccactctctcccgctctctccatGTGTagcctattgttgtggtgttgtttatttttttcccttttgtttgacTGTCTGTATGGATTcatttcttatttgtaaagcgtctttgagtatttagaaaagcgctataaaaaaactgatcaactattattattattacattcgTGTTCTTTGTTTCTATCAAGAGGGCATGCCGTGGGGCCCTACGTATGATGCTGGAGGAAGAGGTTAGGCCCCGGATAGGTGGCACAATATTGTGCACAAACAGGGAAGCTGCTCGTATTGAGTTTAAATAATGAATGTTGATTCGTACCTTGATTTTACAGTCCATGGAAGCGGAGAGAAGCAGATGACCAGAGGCAGGGAATAGACGAATAGCGCTGACACCCTaaaggagaaaaacacacaaagaattTTGTATTGAATTTGGTTCAATGTTTCATATCCAAAAAGTTGACCTACAATTTTTTAAGTGAATGTTCAAGTCATCTTATTTGACTACTCTgattaacaaaaaaaatgactCATTATATATTACTTTAATCATGCCTTTCAGATGTACACAGTGCTTCAACCAAGAAACGGTTGAACAATGCATTTGCGATGGTCCCAATCGCATGCATTTTCTTCAACAAGAACTCTTGGAAAATTATTAGATACTCTTTATTAAATAATTATTCCTCAGTTCTAACCCAAAATGCACTGTATGGACTCTAAATGGGTTGCACACTTGTGactagggatggggatcattaatatttattgatatcgataccattttcgatactccttaacgacccgagtctttatcgataccactttcgatacttttctattttagtgatgaggaaaatatttatgaaataaataatggtattttaaattaaatatgtaattcttaataCATATTGACATCAGcagttttaattatatatactaaaatgattagagcactatacaattgtattagtaatacagaaacatgagtaatacagtattactcatgtttctcaccAAAAGTCCAATTTACCGTTTCTCTATgttacatttgaacgcatcatgataaccgtcgttttactgagccaacctcaacacatcatcacgcagcacatctgaaactttatttactttttaagataactagcttgtatgctaccgattacaacaccgatttcactattggattactatttttaaccgACGGGACTAGCGACAATGTCTGTGTGCGATTACCGTTTGTACTTTGAGTGGATGATTAAGACAGCCCCGTCTGTGGTGCgacaggagacggaggagacaggaggagtcTTTTCAATTCGGAGACAGTCGAAGGTACTGCATTtggcctttatttgatgcacaatgctaatgtgcttggccattgaggttgtgttcccCCCCTTTACAATAAATTATTTTCACCCTTTCTCCCGTTCAGCCACCCTCGCGGGCAAAGTTAACCGCCAGACTTCACTTGTTTCACTTGTAATACATGTTTTCCGTGACGCGACTCGAGGGACTCATTTTATAAATGAGAGACGGGactcgatagtggtatcgattagcccaaacgttaatgattttcgggttttgaaaaaagtggaacCGGGTCCTTGATAGAACCGGGTTTCGATCCCCATACCTACTTGTGGCACACAGATTCAACACACAAGGTCTTCCCGAAATGTAAACTGTAATTGTTTAACAAACGTTTTTATAGAAACTTCTCACACAGCCACTGCTGTGAAGGCATCTAGTACTTACCAAATTCTCTGAATACCACTCGGGGCCAGAAAATCTTTCCCAATGTGGTTCCATGTTACATCCAGAACGAGGCCCAAAAGCCCAACTCCTATGCGTCATTATAGGCCCCTGCCGCTCTACGTCACTGTGCTCTTTGAGTGGCTTGTGACCTACTTAACTCCAAGTTGGAGAAGTAGGAGGCAATACCTGCCTGTGTTCCCACATAGGCGCCCCCACTAACCTTGGTGTGTCCGGTCCAGACGTGGATCTGTTTCTTGGGCAGGTAACACTTGTCCGGCACATCTGCCGTGCGCAGGTTGATGCCCACGTCCTGGGGGACGTGGAGGTAGGAGCGACCTTGGTAGTCGTACATGTCCTTGACTGGGAACGGAGTCGCCGCACAGAGAGAAATACATCAGCTGAAGCTTTTggtttcatttaaaaaatatgtacattttttaaacaaatgAGGGGGATGTATTAAAACCACAAGATCTTCGATCTTAAATCAATAATATCAGGAACAGTTGATGGGTCTAAAGCGGTACGTCCGTACGGCCATGTCCGGAAAGAAGCAGAATAATGTTTCGGGGGGGTGAAGTTACCATGGAGAACGGTCTTCTCCTCTGCTGGGGCCTCTTCCTCGTTGCGCCCCTTCTTCTGCCGCTTGGCCGTGATCTCATCCAGCTCCTTCTGCATCTCCTGTTATAATTAGAAAagtaaaaagtttaaaaaaacaataaacgcTTTCCATCTATGGTTCAACTTGCCAGAAAAACATTTGCATTAGTTTTCTAATTCAGCAACTGGTTCTAAACTGAATGTAAAAAATACACATGACATTTCAAAATGTATGAATTATATTACCTCTGATGGTTTGGCCCCATCTTTCTCGTCTGCGTATTTTGCCCATGGCCCGAGGAAGGTTTCTATCTCGCCTGCCTCTCCTCCTTTAACCTTCTTCCTTTTATCTCCCGTCTTCGCAGCAGCCTCGAACACCGTTATCCCTGGGGGAAGAAGACACCAGACCAACCTCAAATGATTGTACACATGTAGATTAGACTGGCTATTTCCAATAATGATACCTAGCAAACCAAGAGAGCATCATGGCAGAGATAAGCAGTTCTTAACTGTTATAGCAGGGTTATGCCTTGCTTGCTTCCCATTTCATTAGATATTCTACTGAAGTAATCTATTTTGCGCAAGTGGATGAAGATTTCGGGAATGCATTTCTGCTGTGGCCAGCCTAAACAGTACTTGCTTTGAGACTTTAACATTTAACCAGTTTTACAGTTAACGTATGTACTACAAAATCACAGATCTCCAACTCCAGCAACACGTTTGGTCCAAACCATTATAAAGCGAAATAAAGTGAAAGGCCCCATTCACCCTGTTCTGAACTCAAATGCCCTCAGACTTCAGATATTAATCTTGAGTCGGATTGGTGAGACTGGCAGGAAAAACACAAGCATGGTTTGGATATTAATTGATACCAGCTTTAAGGATCAAGCAGTGGTTGTAGTCGTTTACCTTTATTCTTCTCCGCCTCATCCACTGCCCCGATATAGGAGGAGTTAGTCACTTCAGCCGTGCCCACAGAGGGGTCCAGTGCATAGCCTGTGAGTGGAGTCAAAGTAAATCGACAATTAATGCACAAGCACATACATTTACACGTGTCCAACATCATCAATAAATGACTTACAAATAACATAAAACCGCTTACCAAAGGTGGAAAACGTTCTCCTTTGCTGTTCGAACATGAAATCGTTGAGGTGGGCGGGCTCTGCATAGCCAGACAACATATTCCTTGGGGCGGCCATCTGCTGGCTTTTGAAGGGGTTGATTGGCCCAAACTAAATATAAAAGAAGAGGTAAAACCAACCTTAAAGCACGTTTTTCACAGTTTAAACGTTTCAGTGGGATTTCTAACGAAACGCAAACATACCTCTGGTGCAAACAGTGTTTCAAACGTAGGGTTGAAAGTGACCTCCTTCAACGCAGGATCCAGGTGTTGTCCGGTCTCTACAGACTCCTACAATTAAGAAAAGAGTAATCAACGGTAGTCGAGCTTTTGATGTGATAAGTGGTTGTTCTTTGGGTATTCTTTAAGGCAAACAAGGCACCAGTGAGGCCTGGTTAACTCAAGTTCGTGAACCACTCTCTTATCCCTCTAGTAACCTAACAGTCGGAAGAGGAAATCAAACATTTGCCACGGGGTCCTTAAACATCGTATCCGTGTGCTGCTAAGATGGCAATATGTTCCATCATAAAAATGAATGTTTTACATTAGTTTGCGATGCTTCACTTTGAAAACCTAAGCGCGGCAAGTTAGCGTTGTGCGTAACGTAAGCGCTAGCTAGTGCTAGCCGCTTAGCTTACCTTCACAGCCACCTCCGGGGCTGCGTTTAGGACAGCCAGGGTCATGGTCGGCCCGGATGGTAACGGTTTTAGATGTGCGGTGGCGTCCGGATCATTAATATCATTTCTGGAACTAGAATCGGATTCATTTTCGGAATCTGAGTCGCTGCGGTAAGAAACGAGGGACTCTATGGCAGAAGACATCTTGGATGTTGTGGCTTCATCGGAAGCAAGGGGGCGGTACTTCCGCTGAAAAAGAAAACAGATCGCCCTGACGAGGggtttatataataaataatacgagCTAAAAATTTCGTTTGAATTACGTGTTATGGTAATattgtacatatatatgtagaATAAACAATATACTGAGGCAGACATGAAAGACTGCGCGATTATCCAACTGTCACGAAGTATTGATGAACAGCGgattttatttagaaaaaatgTCCAGTTAGGAGATACAAATATGGAAATTCATTGGAACAATTAACGTTTATAAAGTAAGTTTTTATTTAGTATATTTATTTAGACGGCCGAGCGTGGGTGGAGGTAACCAGCCAATCAAGCCTACGCGCACGTTTTCTGCTGGGCATGCCAAGCAGTTGTACGGGACGCTCCAGCGCTCCAACAATAGAGTGGTGCGTACCATTATGTCAGTTCGCAATAGGTGCATCTCCACAAGATCAAACGTGGTTTCACTTACTTTGCATTAAGAAAATCTGAAATTGTAAATGTGTACTAAAGCAGTGGATATGCCTGCCGCAATGTATGGGATCTACTTGATTGCAGCCGATTAATTACCCTTAACACTACATTCGTTTCTGTGGATCCCTTTCTGAAGGGAGTGACTTGATCCATCTCCACTGCTGCTTTTTACCAGGACTCCTTTTACACAGGGTATCAGTGGCACTTCTAATATGGACCCAGGCTGGAGATTGCGATTACTAGATACGATTGAACGCTCTTAACTCACTAGGAATGGGAAGAAAATAAGACGAACCGAACACACTTATCAGGTAGGCGTCATGCAATAATGCAATTCAACGAATAACTTCTTCATTTCAGGTAACATGCCTACTCTAGAAACAGTTACTAATGGTTGCTTGCAGATTTGCAATGTTGGTAGTATTTCAACAGAGCTCTAACCATCAATATACGCTGGCACAGGTGACAAGTGTTAAATGCAATTTATAAACGTTATGACGTAAAAAGAAATGCAAACAGTGTTACATTTCACCAATTTAAAGTTCCCTTGCGACATCGCGAATGTTGTGTATACATTCACAAATTGTATAACTGTATGTGAACAGTATGCTCCCCTTTTGCACAAACTGCATTAGATGCATTGGCATTCCGGACAATTTAATGCAGAGCGATAACATGCATAGATCGTCCTCCTGTCCATTTTAAGCAACACTTTATCGTTCAAGTGtagtaaaaaaagaagaaagattaGGTTTGCGAGTTGAGACGCTGTTGTACAACCAATAGCTTTTGCATGGCGCGACTACATTTTTCCCACGAAGAAAGCATCGCCTTGCCGAGAGAGGATAGGGACTGGGGTCGTATTCCAAGCTCTCTGGGTTTGCAGTAAAGGGGGGATGGTAGCCCCTCAGCCTAATGAACAAAATGCTCTGTGGTATTTGGAAACGTAATGTTATTTCAAATGTTATAGGGAAAACTGACCCGGAAAAAAAAGCAGGGTCAtagaaatacatatttttgttaGCGGTATAGGAACCCATATAACGAAATCACACAGAGTCCCATCTGGTTCTGCAGCTGGAACACAGTGCAAGACATTTGACCAGAACGTGAAATGGGCATGGAAGTGTATCGTTATTTGTCCTCTGCATTGATAAAAAGGGTTGAAACATACTGCTATCTTTAAATGTACCAAAAGCAAGCTTTCCAATCTCCCGTTGCATTGACTGTTGCAACAAACTCTCATATTGACCAATTTTGGAAAAAAAAGCTAGAAATGATACCCGCTTTGAACATTGGATTAGCAGACAAAAGATGAAGTGACATAATGCTGCTGCATTGGGTATTGCATCAGAGCAAAATCAATACTATTGGAAGCTTAACAGATCACAAGGAATACCCACATCATTCCCAACGTATTTTATTAATCACAATGCAACAGGTAATCTGTGGCCATCAGAAACAGACTCAAGGCAGTGGGACTTGTCCCTAGGTGTATGGAACTAACACCTGGGACTTGATGCACTGTACTAGTCATATAATGCCAATGCACTGAGCAATAGTAAAGGTTGCCACAGACAGTAGCCTAGGTCATGTTGTTGTATAGGCAAACAACAGCCTTGACCTCTCAGACTAAATAGACTGATGGGGCTGCAGCTGTTACAAGTTTGCTGCTCTGCCCACCAAACATAGGAGACTAGAGCAGGCCTATTGATGGATTTAACTCACATGATCCTTGCATCTATGTTCCGGCGCCAAATGCCTTTATTTGACTGAGTTACCAATATTCGGTCAACGGAGAAAGACACGTTTGAAAATGTCATGCATAACTCAAAGAGAATCCCATCCATTATCTTCTGCTTAAATCCTGACTTAAATCATCTCCTATGCTCATCATCAGTCATGTGTCGTATtcttctgtgttgtgtgtttggtttgaaaGTATGCATCTCGTTCGCTTATAACGTGCAATTGTTTAAGGTCATGCCATATTTTTTAAGTATGGCAAGGGGGGTCCCTTAAATCAAGGGACCCCCCTTGATTAAAGGGACCTCTTCTCCAAACGGTACAAAAGTGATATTTCAGTAGTGGCGTTGCAACTTGCAACCCATGATCTCCTTGGACCTTTTGAAGGCCACGGACCTTGTCAGAATCTGGCTGAACCTGTCTTTTTTGGCATTTGCTTTCATTACAATCTACTAGCAGAGAGGAATGGggaaggcaaacacacacaactatggTGTCCGACACTTAAGACTTTCAGGATTCTTAGTTAAGGAATATAATGCATAATACATGTCAATAGCTCTTCTTAAGATAATGTTCATTGAAACAGGGATCGGATTTTCCCATCTCCCTCTGAGGAGATAGGACAAAGAGACACGCTGACCTGGGCTCTCTGTGAACACAAACCAATGTCCTTGGTATCTCACCCTGTCCTCGTATAGCTTTTTATCCTTTTCGCGCAAGCAACCATATACAGCCTCCATAAAACATGGATGAAGAGCAGAAGGTATGAGACGGAAATAAACAGAAAACgtatttcttcttctttaggTGCACACATCGATTATCAGTCAGCTGTTTATAACCCAAGCCGTGATCTCAGCTAATTGGGGTTCTCTAAATAGAGCGCAACTCAATTCAGAGTGTTTCTTCTTAAGGGGGCAACATTCCAGCACAAATCctagtttttgtttttctatctccatcgctctctctctgcctctctgggcTCCTGAGGCCGCTCGCGGTAGAGCGAGCTTTGGCATCTCTCCTGCAGAGGCTTATTG
Encoded proteins:
- the cdc40 gene encoding pre-mRNA-processing factor 17 — translated: MSSAIESLVSYRSDSDSENESDSSSRNDINDPDATAHLKPLPSGPTMTLAVLNAAPEVAVKESVETGQHLDPALKEVTFNPTFETLFAPEFGPINPFKSQQMAAPRNMLSGYAEPAHLNDFMFEQQRRTFSTFGYALDPSVGTAEVTNSSYIGAVDEAEKNKGITVFEAAAKTGDKRKKVKGGEAGEIETFLGPWAKYADEKDGAKPSEEMQKELDEITAKRQKKGRNEEEAPAEEKTVLHVKDMYDYQGRSYLHVPQDVGINLRTADVPDKCYLPKKQIHVWTGHTKGVSAIRLFPASGHLLLSASMDCKIKLWEVYNERRCIRTFIGHSKAVRDICYNNDGTKFMSAAYDRYLKLWDTETGQCISRFTNRKVPYCVKFNPDEDKQNLFVAGMSDKKIVQWDIRTGEVVQEYDRHLGAVNTITFVDENRRFVSTSDDKSLRVWEWDIPVDFKYIAEPSMHSMPAVTLSPNGKWLACQSMDNQILIFGAQNRFRLNKKKIFKGHMVAGYACQVDFSPDMSYVVSGDADGKLNIWDWKTTKLYHRIKAHDKVCISALWHPHETSKVITCGWDGLIKLWD